From Cyanobium sp. Tous-M-B4, the proteins below share one genomic window:
- a CDS encoding DUF3181 family protein yields MTLSATDLKELELALADRLYLQVASWHLYLGDAGLAQALAIECSARLDQGAEVCARQALEAVQVPIGAGSTRLPLARLVPAGQLRDLEEVLEQFCR; encoded by the coding sequence ATGACCCTCTCCGCCACGGACCTCAAAGAACTGGAGCTGGCCCTGGCAGATCGCCTTTATTTGCAAGTAGCCAGTTGGCATCTCTACCTCGGCGACGCCGGCCTGGCCCAGGCCCTGGCGATCGAATGTTCCGCCCGGCTGGACCAGGGGGCGGAGGTGTGCGCGCGCCAGGCCCTTGAGGCGGTGCAGGTGCCGATCGGCGCCGGTTCCACCCGACTGCCCCTAGCTCGGCTGGTGCCCGCCGGCCAGCTGCGGGACCTCGAAGAGGTGCTGGAGCAGTTTTGCCGATAA
- a CDS encoding cytochrome-c oxidase: protein MLVIEVTNARDVVRQRLGRLGGRLIGKVVDAEAQVEKALIQELETAFKEFGIEARIFSVDGPRMLGRSHLEIPVQVRAERDVRLDP from the coding sequence GTGCTGGTCATTGAGGTCACCAACGCCCGCGATGTGGTGCGTCAACGCCTGGGTCGCCTGGGCGGACGCCTAATTGGCAAGGTGGTGGACGCCGAGGCCCAGGTTGAAAAAGCCCTGATTCAGGAGCTAGAGACGGCCTTCAAGGAATTCGGCATCGAGGCACGCATCTTTTCGGTCGACGGCCCCCGGATGCTGGGTCGCTCGCACCTGGAGATTCCAGTACAGGTGCGAGCTGAACGGGACGTTCGCCTTGACCCTTAG
- the murJ gene encoding murein biosynthesis integral membrane protein MurJ, translated as MAKSLRRIALVVAVATALSKLAGLVRQQAIAAAFGVGAAYDAYNYAYVLPGFLLILLGGINGPFHSAMVSVLARRPRQEGAYVLAAINTLVGAGLLGVTVLLLVFAGPLITLVGPGLDATRHDIAVLQLRWMAPMALFAGLIGLGFGALNAADEFWLPSVSPLLSSVAVIAGIAVLWWQLGAAITLPTTAVLGGVVLAGSTTLGAVLQWLIQLPALARQGLQRFQLVWDWRDPGVREVLQVMGPATLSSGMLQINVFVSLFFASGIPAAAAGLGYANLLVQTPLGLLSNALLVPLLPVYARLTAPDDRPELVGRIRQGLMLSNASMLPLGALMVALALPIVALIYERGAFNAGAAELVGNLLMAYGIGMPAYLARDVLVRVFYALGDGVTPFRWSMAGIGLNALFCWAFVGGPLPGATQLLPGLYCGAAGLVLATVAVNLITCVGLLLALQTKLGGLPLRLWLRDTMLLFGAAVLAGLAAWGVSVTVAWPTGLWGRLLECSFAGGVGVLIYGVVASLAQVPEVKDLTDQLRDRLPRIGARR; from the coding sequence ATGGCAAAGTCCCTCAGGCGCATTGCGCTGGTTGTGGCAGTGGCCACTGCCCTCAGCAAGTTGGCCGGCCTGGTGCGGCAGCAGGCCATTGCAGCGGCCTTCGGCGTTGGCGCTGCTTACGACGCCTACAACTACGCCTACGTGCTGCCCGGCTTTCTGCTGATCCTGCTGGGCGGCATCAACGGGCCTTTCCACAGCGCCATGGTGAGCGTGCTGGCCCGCCGGCCCCGCCAAGAGGGCGCCTACGTGCTGGCCGCAATCAACACCCTGGTGGGGGCCGGGTTGCTCGGGGTGACGGTGTTGCTGCTGGTGTTCGCTGGCCCCCTGATCACCCTGGTGGGCCCGGGCCTGGATGCCACCCGCCACGACATCGCCGTGCTGCAGCTGCGTTGGATGGCGCCGATGGCCCTATTTGCCGGGCTGATCGGCCTTGGCTTTGGAGCCCTTAATGCTGCTGATGAGTTTTGGTTGCCCTCGGTGAGCCCCTTGCTCTCGAGCGTGGCCGTGATCGCTGGTATCGCCGTGCTGTGGTGGCAGCTCGGTGCCGCGATCACCCTGCCCACCACGGCGGTGCTTGGCGGCGTGGTGCTGGCCGGCTCCACAACTTTGGGGGCGGTGCTGCAGTGGCTGATTCAGCTGCCAGCCCTGGCCCGGCAAGGGCTGCAACGCTTTCAGCTGGTGTGGGACTGGCGGGACCCCGGTGTGCGCGAGGTGCTGCAGGTGATGGGGCCCGCCACCCTCTCCTCGGGGATGCTGCAGATCAACGTGTTTGTGTCCCTGTTTTTCGCTTCGGGCATCCCGGCGGCGGCGGCGGGTCTCGGCTACGCCAACCTGCTCGTGCAAACGCCCCTCGGGCTGCTCTCCAATGCCCTGCTGGTGCCGCTACTGCCGGTTTATGCCCGGCTGACGGCACCGGACGATCGACCTGAGCTGGTCGGTCGTATCCGTCAGGGGTTGATGCTCTCCAACGCCAGCATGCTGCCCCTGGGGGCGTTGATGGTGGCGCTGGCGTTGCCCATCGTGGCGCTGATCTATGAGCGGGGGGCTTTCAATGCCGGTGCTGCTGAGTTGGTGGGCAACCTGCTGATGGCCTACGGCATCGGCATGCCCGCCTATCTGGCCCGCGATGTGCTGGTGCGGGTGTTCTACGCCCTCGGCGATGGGGTTACCCCGTTCCGCTGGTCGATGGCGGGGATCGGCCTGAATGCGCTCTTCTGCTGGGCTTTCGTGGGCGGACCGCTGCCCGGCGCTACCCAGCTGCTGCCTGGGCTCTATTGCGGTGCCGCCGGCCTGGTGCTAGCCACCGTGGCGGTGAATCTGATCACCTGCGTGGGTTTGCTGCTGGCGCTGCAGACCAAGCTCGGCGGGCTGCCATTGCGGCTGTGGCTGCGCGACACGATGCTGCTGTTCGGTGCTGCCGTGCTGGCCGGACTGGCGGCCTGGGGCGTGTCAGTAACTGTGGCCTGGCCCACTGGTCTTTGGGGCCGGCTGCTGGAGTGCAGCTTTGCCGGCGGAGTGGGCGTGTTGATCTATGGAGTGGTGGCCAGCCTTGCCCAGGTGCCAGAGGTCAAGGATCTGACAGACCAGTTGCGCGATCGCTTGCCTCGCATTGGCGCGAGGCGCTAA
- the sfsA gene encoding DNA/RNA nuclease SfsA, with amino-acid sequence MATCVLSLGPLVEGTLVKRYKRFLADIELENGALVTAHCANTGPMTGVLHPGGRVRLRHAPSPSRKLAWTWEQAQVPGADGTPIWVGINTALPNHLVRATIEAGCLEPWLGPIAAIRAEVPYGEGRRSRIDLLLTPAENAADPRPIYLEVKNTTWSEGQLALFPDTVTERGQKHLVELMALLPESRAVLVPCLSRGDVSRFAPGDAADPRYGELFRQALAAGVEVLPCRYSFSASEVNWHGIAAVETHGPA; translated from the coding sequence ATGGCCACCTGCGTGCTCAGCCTCGGCCCCCTGGTGGAAGGCACCTTGGTGAAGCGCTACAAGCGCTTCCTGGCCGATATCGAACTAGAAAACGGCGCGCTGGTCACGGCCCACTGCGCCAACACCGGGCCGATGACCGGAGTGCTGCACCCCGGCGGAAGGGTGCGCTTGCGCCACGCCCCTTCCCCCAGCCGCAAGCTGGCCTGGACCTGGGAGCAGGCCCAGGTACCTGGCGCCGATGGCACGCCCATCTGGGTGGGCATCAACACGGCCCTCCCCAACCATCTGGTGCGGGCCACGATTGAGGCCGGTTGCCTGGAGCCCTGGCTGGGGCCGATCGCGGCCATCCGCGCCGAGGTGCCCTATGGCGAAGGGCGTCGCAGCCGCATCGACCTGCTGCTCACCCCAGCGGAAAACGCCGCCGATCCCAGGCCGATCTACCTGGAGGTGAAAAACACCACCTGGAGCGAAGGGCAGCTGGCCCTTTTCCCAGACACCGTTACTGAGCGGGGCCAAAAACACCTGGTGGAGCTGATGGCCCTGCTGCCAGAGAGCCGGGCCGTGCTGGTGCCCTGCCTTAGTCGCGGCGATGTGAGCCGCTTTGCGCCGGGCGACGCGGCCGACCCGCGCTACGGCGAACTGTTTCGCCAGGCCCTGGCGGCGGGCGTGGAGGTACTGCCCTGCCGCTACAGCTTCAGCGCCAGCGAGGTGAACTGGCATGGGATTGCGGCTGTGGAAACCCACGGCCCCGCCTAA
- a CDS encoding GAP family protein, with protein MGLRLWKPTAPPKALAKRHNPAMLPFHWLTQTLALGLGISFSPLNIALVALLLLGPNPLRRCSTYLGGWILANGGALAAVVLVGSRFSWAMQLGSRGQVLMDLIGAGALVALGLFQLTPAVAIGEESWAMQLMGQLPELDWFPLLGLGAGCALISPENLVFYAKEGGMLLTNHTSLRGDLEVGAVFVAVTTSLLLLPPLAWLLSGGRLRQPLSRLNDWLVHRAEWLVGVFALVLGVYLGWQGIEGLHQMTLGAAALT; from the coding sequence ATGGGATTGCGGCTGTGGAAACCCACGGCCCCGCCTAAGGCGCTGGCTAAGCGCCACAATCCCGCGATGCTTCCGTTCCACTGGCTCACCCAGACCCTCGCCCTGGGCCTGGGCATTTCCTTCAGCCCACTCAACATCGCTCTGGTGGCCCTGCTGCTGCTGGGCCCCAACCCACTGCGACGCTGCTCCACCTACCTGGGGGGCTGGATACTCGCCAACGGCGGCGCGCTGGCAGCGGTGGTGCTGGTAGGCAGTCGCTTCAGTTGGGCCATGCAGCTGGGTAGCCGCGGCCAGGTGCTGATGGACCTGATCGGTGCCGGAGCCCTGGTGGCCTTGGGGCTGTTCCAGCTAACCCCTGCGGTAGCCATCGGTGAGGAGAGCTGGGCGATGCAACTGATGGGCCAGCTGCCCGAGCTCGACTGGTTTCCCCTGCTCGGGCTTGGGGCCGGCTGTGCCTTGATCAGCCCGGAAAATCTGGTTTTTTACGCCAAAGAAGGCGGCATGTTGCTCACCAACCACACCTCCCTGCGCGGCGATCTGGAGGTGGGCGCCGTATTTGTGGCCGTAACGACCTCACTACTGCTGCTGCCACCACTGGCCTGGCTGCTGAGCGGCGGCAGGCTGCGCCAGCCCCTGAGCCGCCTCAACGACTGGCTTGTGCATCGGGCCGAATGGCTGGTGGGGGTATTTGCCCTAGTGCTGGGGGTTTATCTGGGCTGGCAGGGAATTGAGGGCCTCCACCAGATGACCCTGGGAGCCGCAGCTCTGACCTAA
- a CDS encoding 4-hydroxy-3-methylbut-2-enyl diphosphate reductase — protein MDTRAFKRSLHHSERYNRRGFGLGNEVAGSLEQAYQSDLIAKLRESGYSLESGRLTVRLAEAFGFCWGVERAVAMAYETRRHYPTERIWITNEIIHNPSVNDHLRDMNVLFISVEDGMKDFSEVASGDVVILPAFGATVQEMQLLSERGCHIVDTTCPWVSKVWNTVEKHKKHSFTSIIHGKVKHEETLATSSFAGTYLVVLDLAEAQMVSEYILGNGDRQSFMARFAKACSPGFDPDRDLIRVGVANQTTMLKSETEEIGRLFERTMLQRFGPIELNEHFLAFNTICDATQERQDAIFALVDEPLDLMVVIGGYNSSNTTHLQEIAVSRGIRSFHIDTPERIGPGNRIEHMPLGGELEIELPFLPEGPIRVGITSGASTPDRVVEDVIERLIELCEA, from the coding sequence GTGGATACCCGCGCTTTCAAACGCTCCTTGCACCACTCGGAGCGTTACAACCGCCGAGGCTTCGGTTTGGGCAATGAGGTGGCGGGAAGCCTGGAACAGGCCTACCAAAGCGATCTGATCGCCAAGCTGCGGGAGAGCGGCTACTCGCTCGAGAGCGGCCGCCTCACCGTGCGGCTGGCGGAAGCTTTTGGGTTCTGCTGGGGCGTAGAGCGGGCGGTGGCGATGGCCTACGAAACCCGGCGCCACTACCCCACTGAACGGATCTGGATTACCAACGAAATCATCCACAACCCTTCGGTCAACGATCACCTGCGCGACATGAACGTGCTGTTCATCTCCGTGGAAGACGGCATGAAAGATTTTTCGGAGGTTGCCAGCGGTGATGTGGTGATCCTGCCCGCATTCGGCGCCACCGTGCAGGAGATGCAGCTGCTGAGCGAGCGGGGCTGCCACATCGTTGATACCACCTGCCCCTGGGTCTCCAAGGTGTGGAACACGGTGGAAAAGCACAAAAAGCACTCCTTCACCTCGATCATTCACGGCAAGGTGAAGCACGAGGAAACCCTCGCCACCAGCAGCTTCGCCGGCACCTACTTGGTGGTGCTCGACCTGGCCGAAGCCCAGATGGTGAGCGAATACATCCTCGGCAACGGCGATCGGCAATCCTTCATGGCCCGCTTCGCTAAAGCCTGCTCGCCCGGCTTCGACCCCGACCGCGATCTGATCCGGGTGGGCGTCGCAAACCAGACCACCATGTTGAAGAGCGAAACCGAAGAGATTGGCCGCCTGTTCGAGCGCACCATGCTGCAGCGCTTCGGCCCCATTGAGCTCAATGAGCACTTCCTGGCCTTCAACACCATTTGCGACGCCACCCAGGAGCGCCAGGACGCCATTTTCGCCTTAGTTGATGAGCCCCTCGACCTGATGGTGGTGATCGGCGGTTACAACTCTTCCAATACCACCCACCTGCAGGAGATCGCCGTCAGCCGGGGCATCCGCTCCTTCCACATCGACACCCCCGAGCGCATTGGCCCTGGCAACCGCATCGAGCACATGCCCCTAGGGGGCGAGCTCGAAATCGAGCTGCCCTTCCTGCCTGAAGGTCCAATCCGAGTGGGCATAACCTCCGGGGCCTCCACTCCCGACCGGGTGGTGGAAGACGTAATCGAGCGGCTGATCGAACTCTGCGAAGCCTGA
- a CDS encoding DUF1997 domain-containing protein — translation MSTAPAHPSSKGELGSGPLLRHSDDPRVRRYASAFADVMEMRASSPVVSQYLDHHEGWFRRCAAPMSVEALGTRGYALTLGTFGNFGFEVEPTIGLELLPQDQGLYRILTVPHPGGDPKLEGLYDVEFNASLQLDQANDAAVASNDPWPQTLVRWELDLSVWVRLPGVITLLPDGLVQSSGDHLLRQIVRQISRRLTWKVQEDFHGSHDLECPPRRSAQF, via the coding sequence TTGTCAACCGCACCAGCCCATCCGTCGTCCAAGGGAGAGCTGGGCTCCGGTCCGTTGTTGCGCCACAGCGATGATCCGAGGGTGCGGCGCTATGCCAGTGCCTTTGCCGACGTGATGGAAATGCGAGCCAGCTCGCCCGTTGTCTCCCAATACCTCGATCACCACGAGGGCTGGTTTCGCCGTTGCGCTGCCCCGATGAGTGTGGAAGCCCTGGGCACGCGGGGCTACGCCCTGACTTTGGGCACCTTTGGCAACTTCGGCTTCGAGGTGGAGCCCACCATCGGCCTGGAATTGCTGCCCCAAGACCAGGGGCTGTACCGAATCTTGACCGTGCCCCACCCCGGCGGCGATCCCAAGCTTGAAGGGCTTTATGACGTCGAGTTCAACGCCTCGCTGCAACTGGACCAAGCCAATGATGCTGCCGTCGCTTCCAACGATCCCTGGCCCCAAACTTTGGTGCGCTGGGAGCTCGACTTGAGCGTCTGGGTACGCCTACCCGGGGTGATCACCCTGCTGCCTGATGGGCTGGTGCAGTCGAGCGGCGACCACCTGCTGCGTCAGATCGTGAGGCAGATCTCTCGCCGGCTCACCTGGAAGGTGCAGGAAGATTTCCACGGCAGCCACGATCTGGAGTGCCCACCGCGGCGAAGCGCCCAGTTCTAA
- a CDS encoding DUF4079 domain-containing protein, translating into MPEALAYNLNFLHPLLMLGLLALSSYGMLLGIKAKKTRTADAETRKQLIKGQFAKRHFQIGSLILALTVLGTFGGMAVTYLNNGKLFVGPHLLVGIGMTCLIALAVSLTPLMQQGNLIARKVHVGLNMAMMTLFLWQAVSGFQILNKIWENRPA; encoded by the coding sequence ATGCCTGAAGCCCTCGCCTACAACCTCAACTTCCTCCATCCCCTATTGATGCTGGGTCTGCTGGCCCTCTCCAGCTACGGGATGCTCCTTGGCATCAAGGCCAAGAAAACCCGCACCGCAGATGCTGAGACCCGCAAGCAGCTGATCAAGGGGCAATTTGCCAAGCGCCATTTCCAGATCGGCAGCCTGATCCTGGCCCTCACCGTGCTGGGTACCTTTGGCGGCATGGCCGTCACCTACCTCAATAACGGCAAATTATTTGTAGGCCCCCACCTGCTAGTGGGCATTGGCATGACCTGCTTGATTGCCCTGGCGGTGTCGCTTACCCCCCTGATGCAGCAGGGCAATCTGATCGCCCGCAAGGTCCATGTGGGCCTCAACATGGCGATGATGACCCTGTTTCTGTGGCAGGCGGTGAGTGGCTTTCAGATCCTCAACAAAATCTGGGAAAACCGCCCTGCTTGA
- the purH gene encoding bifunctional phosphoribosylaminoimidazolecarboxamide formyltransferase/IMP cyclohydrolase gives MAPTALLSVSNKEGLVPLAEGLLEAGYQLISSGGTAAALKAAGLEVTKVAEHTGAPEILGGRVKTLHPRIHGGILARRCEPSHQADLEAQGIAPIDVVVVNLYPFRETVANPEVAFDTAIENIDIGGPAMVRAAAKNHADVVVLTSPSQYGPFLECLRTGAISPALRRQLALEAFQHTASYDTAISSWLAGQLAGAAEVPSTVAAPLRLELPARQSLRYGENPHQQATWHSEPAAGWGAAVQLQGKELSYNNLIDLDAALATVREFGYGPGAQPAAVVVKHTNPCGVAIGHNGAAALSRALDADRLSAFGGIVAINCVVDLATAELLTSLFLECVVAPGFDGPASERLATKANLRLLELNPAAIGLASRRQLRTLLGGVLVQELDDQPVDGAAWQVVSERQPTAQELDDLGFAWKLARHVRSNAITVAKGGQSLGIGAGQMNRVGSARLALEAAGDRARGAVLASDGFFPFDDTVRLAAGQGITAVIQPGGSVRDADSITACNALGLAMVVTGRRHFLH, from the coding sequence ATGGCCCCCACGGCCCTTCTCAGCGTCTCCAATAAGGAGGGCCTGGTGCCCTTGGCCGAGGGGCTGCTGGAGGCTGGCTATCAGTTGATTTCTAGTGGCGGCACCGCTGCCGCCCTCAAGGCGGCCGGGCTTGAGGTCACCAAGGTGGCGGAGCACACCGGCGCCCCTGAGATCTTGGGTGGCAGGGTCAAGACCCTGCACCCACGCATCCATGGCGGCATCCTGGCCCGCCGCTGCGAGCCCAGCCACCAGGCTGATCTGGAGGCCCAGGGCATTGCGCCGATCGACGTGGTGGTGGTCAACCTCTACCCATTTCGAGAAACAGTTGCCAACCCCGAGGTGGCATTCGATACCGCCATCGAGAACATCGATATCGGCGGACCGGCAATGGTGCGGGCAGCGGCCAAAAATCACGCCGATGTGGTGGTGCTGACCAGCCCCAGCCAATACGGCCCCTTCCTTGAGTGTCTGCGCACCGGAGCCATCAGCCCCGCCCTGCGGCGCCAGCTGGCGCTGGAAGCTTTCCAGCACACCGCTAGCTACGACACGGCGATCAGCAGCTGGCTGGCAGGCCAGCTGGCCGGCGCAGCCGAGGTCCCTTCAACGGTGGCGGCGCCCCTGCGACTGGAACTGCCCGCCCGTCAGAGCCTGCGCTATGGCGAAAACCCCCACCAACAGGCCACCTGGCATAGCGAGCCCGCTGCCGGCTGGGGCGCCGCGGTGCAACTGCAGGGCAAGGAGCTCAGCTACAACAACTTGATCGATCTAGATGCGGCCTTAGCCACCGTGCGGGAGTTTGGCTACGGCCCCGGGGCCCAGCCCGCGGCGGTTGTGGTTAAGCACACCAACCCCTGCGGTGTGGCCATCGGCCACAACGGCGCCGCTGCCCTCAGCCGGGCCCTTGACGCCGATCGACTCTCAGCCTTCGGCGGCATTGTGGCTATCAACTGTGTGGTCGATCTAGCCACCGCCGAATTGCTGACCAGCCTGTTCCTTGAATGTGTAGTGGCGCCTGGCTTTGATGGACCGGCATCGGAGCGGCTGGCCACGAAAGCCAATCTGCGCCTGCTGGAATTGAATCCTGCGGCGATCGGCCTGGCGTCCAGGCGCCAGCTGCGCACCCTGCTGGGCGGGGTACTGGTACAGGAGCTAGACGATCAACCGGTTGATGGAGCGGCCTGGCAGGTGGTGAGCGAACGTCAGCCCACAGCCCAGGAGCTCGACGACCTCGGTTTTGCCTGGAAGCTGGCTCGCCACGTGCGCTCCAATGCCATCACCGTGGCCAAGGGTGGTCAGAGCCTGGGCATTGGCGCCGGTCAGATGAATCGGGTTGGCTCGGCCAGGCTGGCCTTGGAAGCGGCCGGGGATCGGGCCCGGGGCGCGGTGCTGGCTAGCGATGGTTTCTTCCCCTTCGATGACACCGTGCGGCTGGCGGCTGGTCAGGGCATCACTGCTGTCATTCAGCCTGGCGGCAGCGTGCGCGACGCCGATTCGATCACCGCCTGCAATGCCCTTGGGTTGGCGATGGTGGTAACCGGTCGCCGTCATTTTCTGCATTGA
- a CDS encoding alpha/beta hydrolase, producing the protein MSSQTSQPNDQLIRSGPDLCDRRLVLLHGWGADADDLLDLAEVLVGPEVSVVALRAPLPHPSGSGRQWYDLQQPNWPQLPAARTQLLERLLALAAEVPLQQTALLGFSQGAAMALDVATAGSGLPLAALIGCSGYPHPGWQPSAASLPKILLTHGEQDPVVPYGASEALKEQLQLGGIDTELVGFTGGHTIDSCLFPALRSYLASQWSC; encoded by the coding sequence ATGAGTAGCCAAACCAGCCAACCCAACGACCAACTGATCCGCAGTGGCCCGGACCTGTGCGACCGGCGCCTTGTGCTGCTGCACGGCTGGGGAGCGGATGCCGACGACCTGCTCGACCTGGCCGAGGTGCTGGTGGGGCCAGAGGTGAGCGTGGTGGCCCTGCGGGCACCACTGCCGCATCCAAGCGGTAGCGGCCGCCAGTGGTACGACCTGCAACAGCCAAATTGGCCCCAGCTGCCTGCCGCTCGAACCCAGCTGCTAGAGCGGCTCCTGGCCCTAGCGGCGGAGGTGCCCCTGCAGCAAACGGCTCTGCTGGGCTTCTCCCAAGGCGCAGCAATGGCCCTTGATGTGGCCACAGCCGGCAGCGGCCTACCCCTGGCCGCTCTGATCGGCTGCAGCGGCTACCCCCATCCCGGCTGGCAACCAAGCGCAGCATCCCTGCCAAAAATCCTGCTCACCCATGGCGAACAGGATCCTGTGGTGCCCTACGGAGCCAGTGAGGCCCTGAAAGAGCAGTTGCAACTCGGTGGCATCGACACCGAACTGGTTGGCTTTACAGGCGGCCACACAATTGACAGCTGCCTGTTTCCTGCCCTGCGGAGCTACTTGGCCAGCCAGTGGTCATGCTGA
- a CDS encoding DUF3155 domain-containing protein: protein MSKKRKRISRRRLAGQRVLAHVPTFNLETGSHKPVTAARRFIAEELLVPPAILNVRRNEHTTDRFFWGEKGLFSAQYAEENHFLFPSLRTIVDRIGEEVLFEGIEALAADDWEEMEEYEYAFV, encoded by the coding sequence ATGTCCAAAAAGCGCAAGCGGATCAGCCGTCGCCGGCTCGCGGGCCAGCGGGTGCTGGCGCATGTCCCCACTTTCAATCTCGAGACCGGCTCCCACAAGCCGGTCACGGCAGCACGCCGCTTCATTGCTGAGGAGCTGTTGGTGCCCCCAGCAATTCTCAACGTGCGCCGCAACGAGCACACCACTGATCGCTTCTTCTGGGGCGAAAAGGGCCTGTTCAGCGCCCAGTACGCCGAGGAAAACCATTTCCTGTTTCCCTCACTGCGGACGATCGTCGACCGCATCGGTGAGGAGGTGCTTTTCGAAGGCATCGAAGCCCTCGCCGCCGACGACTGGGAAGAAATGGAGGAGTACGAATACGCCTTCGTCTGA
- a CDS encoding sensor histidine kinase KdpD — MQVSNRFLALLRFQLAQFADRSDLSSLVVYVTQPGEANAPILVPIGQWPSDGRALPAVEAGSPLSLPAEERRWLPLRHQRVLLGAIQVETSVVPWPDSLGQRLQAVALCLTEALCLDLEQQQLQQTLEQQQAELGLLLHQLRNPLAALRTFGQLLLRRLEQDQQNRPLVEGLLAEERQLNRYVDALSQLGRHEQAAVSGEAAAPLLLPPGLVGPEGQPLLDWLEPLVQRAAATASLQGRPWYPPSCLPNWHGDSGAVAEILANLLNNAFRYSPSGTAIGLDCQALASGDWQLTVWDGGEPIAANERQAIFEQGFRGRQGQGRPGTGLGLALARDLARSLGGELNLVLPPAAVARQLPQRGNAFCLRLPAADPHPAAGP; from the coding sequence ATGCAAGTCTCCAACCGCTTTCTCGCCCTACTACGCTTCCAGCTAGCCCAGTTCGCTGATCGCAGCGACCTGAGCTCCCTGGTGGTTTATGTCACCCAGCCCGGCGAAGCCAACGCCCCCATTCTTGTACCAATCGGCCAGTGGCCGAGTGATGGTCGAGCCCTGCCGGCGGTCGAAGCCGGCAGTCCGCTGAGCCTGCCAGCCGAGGAGCGGCGCTGGCTGCCGCTGCGCCACCAAAGGGTGCTGCTGGGCGCGATCCAGGTGGAAACCAGCGTGGTGCCCTGGCCAGACAGCCTCGGGCAGCGGCTCCAGGCCGTCGCCCTGTGTCTTACCGAAGCGCTCTGCCTTGATCTGGAACAACAGCAGTTGCAGCAGACCCTCGAGCAACAGCAAGCCGAATTGGGCCTGCTGTTGCACCAGCTGCGCAACCCCCTCGCCGCCCTGCGCACCTTCGGCCAACTACTGCTGCGGCGCCTCGAACAGGACCAGCAGAACCGACCGCTGGTGGAAGGCTTGCTGGCGGAAGAGCGCCAGCTCAACCGCTACGTGGATGCCCTCAGCCAGCTGGGCCGCCACGAACAAGCCGCCGTCAGCGGCGAAGCGGCGGCGCCCCTGCTACTTCCCCCCGGGCTGGTGGGGCCAGAGGGCCAGCCCCTGCTCGACTGGCTTGAACCCTTGGTGCAGCGGGCTGCTGCCACGGCCTCTCTGCAGGGCCGCCCCTGGTATCCGCCATCCTGCTTGCCCAACTGGCACGGGGACAGTGGCGCCGTGGCTGAAATTTTGGCCAACCTGCTGAACAACGCCTTTCGATACAGCCCCAGCGGCACGGCCATCGGCCTGGACTGCCAGGCACTGGCGTCAGGGGACTGGCAACTGACGGTTTGGGATGGCGGCGAGCCGATCGCCGCAAACGAGCGCCAGGCCATCTTTGAACAGGGTTTCCGGGGGCGGCAGGGGCAGGGGCGGCCGGGGACGGGGCTGGGACTGGCTCTGGCCAGAGATCTGGCCCGCAGCCTCGGTGGCGAGCTCAATCTGGTGTTGCCGCCGGCAGCCGTTGCCCGGCAACTGCCCCAGCGGGGCAACGCCTTTTGCCTCAGGCTGCCAGCCGCGGACCCACACCCAGCAGCAGGGCCATGA
- a CDS encoding adenosylcobinamide-GDP ribazoletransferase: MSKSFSGAIPGWLGDLAGAWVFYSVLPAWPGVPPRFERIARFAPLIGLVLGGLQGFFWWLAAGWLPLGAQVALVLALGLVLTGGLHVDGAMDTADGLGAGPRALEAMADSRVGASGVQALVVVLLLKAAALLCLGAAAPLAMLWAAFWGRVSPLLAMQWFPYLRQQGSAAFHRQHWRGLAAELVPALLVFALALGLAAWTRWPWPQGVGLLPAVLVPLWLGRRLGGHSGDSYGACVEWTEALALLLMALLLGVGPRLAA, encoded by the coding sequence GTGTCGAAGTCATTTTCTGGGGCGATTCCCGGCTGGTTGGGCGATCTGGCCGGTGCCTGGGTGTTTTATTCGGTGCTGCCCGCCTGGCCAGGAGTGCCGCCGCGCTTTGAGCGTATTGCCCGCTTCGCTCCCCTGATCGGCCTGGTGCTTGGCGGGTTGCAGGGCTTTTTCTGGTGGCTTGCCGCTGGCTGGTTGCCCCTTGGAGCCCAGGTGGCCTTGGTGCTAGCGCTCGGGTTGGTGCTCACCGGTGGCTTGCACGTTGATGGCGCAATGGATACGGCTGATGGCTTGGGCGCCGGCCCTAGGGCCTTGGAGGCGATGGCAGATAGCCGGGTGGGCGCATCGGGGGTGCAGGCCCTGGTGGTGGTGCTGCTGCTCAAGGCAGCAGCCCTGCTTTGCCTAGGGGCCGCTGCCCCGCTGGCCATGCTCTGGGCGGCTTTCTGGGGCCGGGTGTCACCCCTTTTGGCCATGCAGTGGTTTCCATATTTGAGGCAGCAGGGCAGTGCTGCTTTTCACCGGCAGCACTGGCGGGGTCTGGCCGCGGAACTGGTGCCGGCCCTGCTGGTGTTCGCCCTGGCCCTGGGCCTAGCGGCCTGGACCCGCTGGCCTTGGCCCCAGGGGGTGGGTTTGCTGCCAGCGGTGCTAGTGCCCCTATGGCTCGGCCGCCGTCTCGGCGGCCATAGCGGCGATAGCTACGGAGCCTGTGTCGAATGGACAGAAGCTCTGGCCCTGCTGCTCATGGCCCTGCTGCTGGGTGTGGGTCCGCGGCTGGCAGCCTGA